The Paenibacillus uliginis N3/975 genome has a window encoding:
- a CDS encoding AarF/UbiB family protein: MAVRIRHAGRYREIAMALMRHGFGYMVEEMGLFHILSLPVKWISREEPQSIKLGERIRRVLEDLGPAFIKFGQLASTRSDLLPDHIIQELVKLQERVPPFSSESARALIEQEWGMPIDQVLQSFEDHPLAAASIGQVHAGVLKSGEMVAIKVQRPGVENMIGRDLEILKDIVSLAEKHWDWVKQYRVDRMVDEFTRAVMTEMDYSHEARNAEKIAAQFSDSKVIGVPAIYWEYTTSRVLMMEYVKGITLSRSKELADKGYDLKAAAEHLIEGMLHQIFIEGFFHADPHPGNLLVKEDGKLVFLDFGLVGHLSEDMKDHLSGLVIALMRRNTEGMIRAVLRMGIVPEDCDLELLRADLERLRNEYYDVPFAQVRVGKALSDLFGVTQRHRIALPPDLTLLGKAMLTLEGVIEHLDPEVSIINMAEPFGRRLLKERFNSRRIGRKVLDGVTNLAESLLDLPGQAKQLSALISKGKLKVEISVPELQLLMRKLDQISNRLSFSIALLAFSIIMVGLILGSSLSQQQTALWSFPAIEIAIVVALLMVVWLLYSIFRSGRF; this comes from the coding sequence ATGGCTGTCCGCATCAGGCATGCCGGCCGTTACCGGGAAATCGCCATGGCGCTTATGCGTCATGGCTTTGGCTATATGGTGGAGGAGATGGGGTTGTTCCATATTCTCTCCCTCCCTGTAAAGTGGATATCACGGGAGGAGCCGCAGAGCATCAAGCTGGGAGAGAGGATCCGAAGGGTACTCGAAGATCTCGGCCCGGCCTTCATCAAATTCGGCCAATTGGCTAGCACACGCTCAGATTTGCTTCCTGACCATATCATCCAGGAATTGGTGAAGCTGCAGGAGCGTGTTCCACCCTTCTCCTCAGAAAGTGCCAGAGCCCTGATTGAACAAGAATGGGGTATGCCCATTGACCAGGTGCTTCAATCATTTGAGGACCATCCGCTTGCTGCAGCTTCGATTGGTCAGGTGCATGCTGGAGTGTTGAAGAGTGGAGAAATGGTAGCAATCAAGGTCCAGCGTCCCGGGGTCGAGAATATGATTGGAAGAGACCTTGAAATTCTGAAGGATATCGTCTCATTGGCTGAGAAGCATTGGGATTGGGTGAAGCAGTACCGGGTGGACCGGATGGTGGATGAATTTACCCGTGCCGTGATGACGGAAATGGACTATAGTCATGAAGCGAGGAATGCGGAGAAGATCGCAGCCCAGTTCAGCGATAGTAAAGTCATTGGAGTTCCGGCTATTTACTGGGAATACACGACATCCCGTGTACTGATGATGGAATATGTGAAAGGCATTACACTTAGCCGCAGCAAGGAGCTGGCAGACAAGGGATATGACCTGAAGGCCGCTGCCGAGCATTTAATTGAGGGAATGCTCCATCAGATATTTATCGAAGGCTTCTTCCATGCCGACCCTCATCCCGGCAATTTGCTGGTGAAGGAAGATGGAAAGCTAGTATTTTTGGATTTCGGCCTTGTCGGTCATTTGAGCGAGGATATGAAGGATCATCTGTCAGGGCTCGTTATTGCGCTGATGAGGCGGAATACGGAAGGCATGATCCGTGCGGTTCTTCGGATGGGAATCGTACCGGAAGACTGTGATCTCGAACTTCTAAGGGCCGATCTGGAACGGCTGAGAAATGAATATTATGATGTGCCTTTTGCACAGGTGCGTGTTGGTAAGGCGCTGAGTGATCTGTTTGGGGTGACCCAGCGTCATCGAATTGCATTGCCCCCGGATCTGACACTGCTGGGAAAAGCGATGCTGACACTTGAAGGCGTTATTGAGCACCTTGACCCTGAGGTCAGCATTATTAATATGGCTGAACCGTTTGGAAGGAGACTGCTGAAGGAACGATTCAATTCCCGGCGAATCGGCCGTAAAGTGCTGGACGGTGTTACCAATCTTGCGGAGAGTTTGTTGGACCTGCCTGGACAAGCCAAACAGTTGTCGGCACTAATCAGCAAGGGCAAGCTGAAGGTGGAGATCAGTGTGCCGGAGTTGCAGCTGCTTATGCGCAAGCTGGACCAGATCAGCAACCGACTGTCCTTCAGCATCGCGCTCCTCGCTTTCAGCATTATTATGGTCGGATTGATTCTTGGCTCATCCTTAAGCCAACAGCAGACGGCGTTGTGGAGCTTTCCGGCGATTGAGATTGCAATTGTTGTTGCATTACTCATGGTGGTGTGGCTGCTGTACTCTATTTTTAGATCGGGAAGGTTCTAG
- a CDS encoding phasin family protein, protein MSDLFKKAISLGLGLTVVSKEKVEKIVDDLVKRGELAPDESKALVNRLIERGEEEQSQIKSIIYDQVKRVLSELDVPSENDVASLEQRITALEMKVAELEGTRSE, encoded by the coding sequence ATGAGTGATCTTTTTAAGAAAGCAATCTCGTTAGGATTAGGCCTTACCGTAGTCAGCAAGGAAAAAGTAGAAAAAATTGTAGATGATTTGGTCAAGAGGGGAGAACTGGCTCCCGATGAATCCAAGGCGCTGGTAAACCGACTCATTGAGCGGGGCGAGGAAGAGCAGTCTCAGATCAAATCAATCATTTATGACCAAGTGAAACGGGTTCTGTCCGAACTGGATGTCCCTTCAGAGAACGATGTTGCCAGCCTGGAACAGCGCATCACGGCTCTGGAGATGAAAGTTGCAGAGTTGGAAGGGACACGGTCCGAATAA
- a CDS encoding DUF3243 domain-containing protein produces the protein MSEHNHVVKKDGELDMSKMDDAINRIDDGEKDRILNDFDSFKSYLHKRIQLAQSIGLNEEQLAQAAEKVAGYLAANEEPRNSEEKLLQELWKVGTQEEQHNLAHLLLKLAQGGTVQ, from the coding sequence ATGTCTGAACATAATCATGTAGTGAAAAAAGATGGCGAACTGGATATGAGTAAGATGGATGACGCAATAAACCGGATTGACGATGGGGAGAAGGATCGGATATTAAATGATTTCGATTCTTTCAAATCGTATTTACACAAACGTATTCAACTTGCGCAAAGTATCGGCCTGAACGAGGAACAGCTGGCACAAGCTGCCGAGAAAGTGGCTGGATATTTGGCAGCGAACGAAGAGCCCCGCAACAGTGAGGAAAAGCTTTTGCAGGAGCTGTGGAAAGTTGGAACGCAGGAGGAGCAGCATAATCTGGCTCATCTGTTACTGAAATTGGCTCAGGGTGGAACTGTACAATAA
- a CDS encoding uroporphyrinogen-III synthase translates to MAQYMKGKVIALAGPRKAADMAKLVEKMGGTPVLRPAQGTVFLDDEALRESITAWVSEPPAWNVFTTGIGFEAIMAAAEQMEVSDRLLGIIEGTPIAARGYKTVNALKKHGLVPVVRDDDGSTAGLIRSFESHDLNGKRVMLQLHGESAPKLVSWMQERGAEIVQILPYKHIPPEEQDLELLMNEIIEGKVDAVAFTSAPQFRFLLEFARSQGKFEELVQAFSGKVTAAAVGKVTAQGLREEGIEVKVVPEEERMGSMMVELGRYFVGASISS, encoded by the coding sequence ATGGCTCAATATATGAAGGGGAAAGTCATTGCATTGGCGGGCCCCCGCAAGGCAGCAGACATGGCGAAATTGGTGGAGAAAATGGGCGGAACACCTGTGCTGCGTCCAGCTCAGGGAACAGTTTTTCTGGATGATGAGGCACTGAGAGAGTCTATTACGGCTTGGGTGAGCGAGCCTCCGGCCTGGAATGTGTTCACAACGGGGATCGGCTTTGAGGCCATTATGGCGGCAGCGGAACAGATGGAAGTGTCCGACAGATTGCTTGGGATCATAGAAGGTACACCGATTGCGGCAAGAGGGTACAAGACAGTAAACGCTTTGAAAAAACACGGGCTTGTGCCGGTTGTAAGAGACGATGATGGTAGCACGGCTGGTTTGATTCGCTCATTTGAATCCCATGATCTGAACGGAAAACGTGTTATGCTGCAGCTGCACGGTGAATCGGCGCCGAAGCTGGTATCATGGATGCAGGAAAGAGGAGCCGAGATCGTTCAGATCTTGCCGTACAAGCATATCCCTCCAGAAGAGCAGGATCTTGAGCTGCTGATGAATGAAATTATTGAAGGTAAAGTTGATGCGGTTGCCTTCACCAGCGCGCCGCAGTTCCGATTTCTGTTGGAGTTTGCCCGCAGTCAGGGCAAGTTCGAGGAGCTTGTACAAGCTTTCAGCGGCAAGGTTACCGCAGCGGCTGTTGGCAAAGTCACGGCTCAGGGCCTCCGAGAGGAAGGCATTGAAGTGAAAGTGGTGCCGGAAGAAGAACGAATGGGCAGCATGATGGTTGAGTTGGGACGATATTTCGTTGGGGCGTCGATTTCTTCTTGA
- a CDS encoding FAD-dependent oxidoreductase → MKVAVIGCTHAGTAAIVNTAKLYPDAEITVYERNDNISFLSCGIALYVGGVVKDPDGLFYSSPEKLDELGVNTKMLHEVLSVDTDSKTMKVRNMTTDESFEDSFDKLIVTTGSWPIVPKLDGIDLDNILLCKNYNHSNTIIEKAKDAKHITVVGAGYIGVELVEAFQMNGKQVTLIDSEERILNKYLDPEFSGKIEESFRDKGIEMALNQTVQSFQGQDGKVNRVITDKGEIQTDLVILCIGFRPNTELLKGQVDMLPNGAIIVDKYMQTSKKDIFAAGDSCSVHYNPTGKTAYIPLATNAVRMGTLVARNLVAPTTEYMGTQGTSGLKIYELNIGSTGLTEGACAAEKMNVDTVTITDHYRPEFMPTFQSVTLKVVFEKDSRRMLGAQIISEVDLTQSINTLSVCIQNGMTIDQLAFIDFFFQPHYNKPWNFLNTVGLAALPEVNAKQPVHA, encoded by the coding sequence ATGAAAGTAGCAGTTATCGGATGTACACATGCCGGAACGGCAGCCATTGTCAACACAGCCAAGCTTTATCCTGATGCCGAAATTACCGTTTATGAGCGAAATGATAATATTTCCTTTTTGTCTTGTGGTATTGCGCTTTATGTAGGAGGCGTCGTTAAAGATCCGGATGGATTGTTCTACTCTTCGCCGGAGAAACTAGATGAGCTTGGTGTGAACACCAAGATGCTTCATGAAGTTCTTTCCGTGGACACCGATTCCAAGACCATGAAGGTCCGAAATATGACGACAGATGAAAGCTTTGAGGACTCTTTTGACAAACTAATTGTTACGACCGGTTCCTGGCCGATTGTCCCTAAACTGGATGGAATTGATCTTGATAATATATTGCTCTGTAAAAACTACAACCATTCCAATACCATTATTGAAAAAGCGAAGGATGCCAAGCATATTACCGTGGTGGGTGCAGGCTACATCGGTGTCGAGCTTGTAGAAGCCTTCCAGATGAACGGCAAACAAGTAACGCTGATTGACAGTGAGGAACGAATTCTCAATAAATATTTGGACCCTGAATTCAGCGGGAAAATTGAGGAATCCTTCCGGGACAAAGGCATTGAGATGGCGTTGAATCAGACCGTACAATCGTTTCAGGGACAAGATGGAAAGGTCAACCGTGTCATTACGGATAAAGGAGAAATTCAAACGGATCTGGTTATTCTCTGCATCGGCTTTCGTCCGAACACGGAGCTGCTGAAGGGTCAGGTCGATATGCTCCCGAATGGAGCGATTATTGTAGACAAATATATGCAGACTAGTAAAAAGGATATTTTTGCCGCTGGGGACAGCTGTTCCGTGCATTATAATCCGACAGGAAAAACGGCCTATATCCCTCTTGCGACGAATGCCGTACGGATGGGTACTCTGGTAGCGCGAAACCTTGTGGCTCCGACGACAGAATACATGGGAACTCAGGGAACCTCTGGTTTGAAAATATACGAACTCAATATTGGTTCCACAGGATTGACCGAAGGGGCTTGTGCAGCGGAGAAAATGAATGTGGACACCGTCACGATTACCGATCATTACCGTCCGGAATTTATGCCGACGTTCCAATCAGTAACGCTGAAGGTCGTCTTTGAAAAAGACAGCCGCCGGATGTTGGGTGCACAGATTATTTCTGAAGTGGATTTAACCCAGTCCATAAACACCCTTTCAGTATGTATCCAAAACGGGATGACGATCGATCAGCTTGCATTCATCGATTTCTTCTTCCAGCCGCATTACAACAAGCCTTGGAACTTCCTGAATACTGTAGGACTCGCGGCATTGCCTGAGGTAAATGCGAAACAGCCGGTTCACGCATAA
- a CDS encoding ThuA domain-containing protein: MERRKALLIGSYTHPKFHPLQGIDTQISHLLNDMFTVQCTENHKMLKESNLYPYDLCIAYSDLWDEKVSPQQTAGLLSYVSGGGGLLVLHNGITLANRYELAQLIGGRFDGHPPIQKLSFAPAAPSHDIMKGIEPFELEEEPYRFIFDPFTDKTVLLQYEYEGDFWPAAWCHTYGIGRVVFLMPGHHEPSFLQPSVRSMITQAAKWASRFPG; the protein is encoded by the coding sequence ATGGAAAGAAGAAAAGCACTATTAATTGGTAGCTACACGCACCCTAAATTTCATCCGTTGCAAGGAATAGACACGCAAATTTCTCATCTGCTCAATGATATGTTCACGGTACAGTGTACCGAAAATCATAAAATGCTAAAGGAAAGCAATCTGTATCCCTATGATCTTTGCATTGCTTACAGCGATTTGTGGGACGAGAAGGTATCACCTCAGCAGACGGCGGGTCTGCTTTCGTACGTGAGCGGAGGCGGTGGACTGCTGGTGCTGCATAATGGCATTACACTGGCAAACCGTTATGAATTGGCCCAATTAATCGGTGGTCGCTTCGACGGCCATCCGCCGATTCAGAAGTTATCTTTTGCACCGGCTGCCCCGAGTCATGACATTATGAAAGGGATCGAGCCGTTTGAGCTGGAGGAAGAACCATACCGGTTCATATTCGATCCGTTTACGGATAAAACGGTGCTGCTCCAGTATGAATATGAGGGCGATTTCTGGCCGGCTGCCTGGTGCCACACGTATGGAATTGGAAGAGTTGTGTTCCTGATGCCGGGCCATCACGAGCCGTCGTTCTTGCAGCCTTCGGTAAGGTCTATGATCACGCAGGCTGCAAAGTGGGCGTCGCGGTTTCCAGGATAA
- a CDS encoding D-alanyl-D-alanine carboxypeptidase family protein: MKSISNQSSAAQNLQKPRVRPWRQNRRIRSKLSLMLLTLGVILIAVYIIKIFIPPQLKVRAAVLINADTGKVLYSHNADHALPPASMSKMMTELIVLEAVDSGHHSWNEDVSVSHYAAGVPGSQIGIAAGEIYSLKQMFDALVIHSANDAAVAIAEHLSGSETEFVYLMNEKAKHIGLSAKTVYANASGLTSGDLSGFAEAASYSDTAMTARDAALLTRWLLQTYPDVLEVTGQKDIYIPQREISLHTTNLMLPGEAHAYNGIDGFKTGYTSQAGYCFTGTSKRGGSRLISVVMGAGNSNERFTETRKLMDYGFRRQSAFWDTITSVF, translated from the coding sequence ATGAAATCTATTTCAAACCAATCATCCGCTGCACAAAACTTGCAGAAACCCCGGGTTCGACCTTGGCGGCAGAACAGGAGGATACGATCCAAGCTCTCCCTTATGCTTCTCACCTTGGGCGTCATTTTGATTGCAGTATACATAATAAAGATATTCATCCCTCCACAATTAAAAGTGCGGGCAGCCGTACTGATTAACGCCGATACCGGTAAAGTTCTATATTCACATAACGCCGATCATGCACTGCCCCCAGCCAGCATGTCGAAGATGATGACCGAGCTTATTGTCCTAGAGGCTGTCGATTCGGGACATCATTCATGGAATGAGGATGTATCTGTCAGCCATTACGCCGCGGGGGTACCGGGTTCTCAGATAGGTATAGCGGCAGGTGAAATCTACAGCTTGAAGCAGATGTTTGACGCACTTGTCATTCACTCCGCAAACGATGCCGCTGTAGCGATCGCAGAGCATCTAAGTGGATCCGAAACAGAATTTGTTTATCTAATGAACGAGAAGGCCAAACATATCGGCTTATCCGCCAAGACGGTATACGCGAACGCTTCAGGCCTTACATCCGGTGATCTCAGCGGTTTTGCAGAAGCCGCTTCCTACTCGGATACGGCAATGACCGCACGGGACGCAGCTTTGCTTACGAGATGGCTTCTTCAAACTTATCCGGATGTACTGGAAGTGACCGGGCAAAAAGATATTTACATCCCCCAAAGGGAAATATCGCTGCATACGACCAATCTCATGCTCCCTGGTGAAGCTCACGCTTATAACGGCATTGACGGCTTCAAAACCGGGTACACATCGCAGGCAGGCTACTGCTTCACTGGAACATCTAAACGCGGCGGCAGCCGGCTAATTTCCGTCGTTATGGGTGCAGGAAACTCCAATGAACGCTTTACCGAAACTAGGAAGCTGATGGATTATGGATTTCGCAGACAGAGTGCTTTTTGGGATACCATAACGTCCGTTTTTTAG
- a CDS encoding response regulator transcription factor encodes MRSILVVDDDKEIAGLISIYLENEGYQVIKAHDGEEAILQLGQKEGSIVLIILDVMMPKLNGMDACRKIRETSSIPILMLSAKSEDMDKILGLMTGADDYMIKPFNPLELTTRVKSLLRRSLQYNAEHQASVPASLYLDGLEINRSTHEVTANGREVSLTAREFDILYLLARQPGRIFSAEDIFQQVWKEKYYVSNNTVMVHISNLRDKLEKELGYKLIQTVWGVGYKINA; translated from the coding sequence ATGCGAAGCATATTAGTTGTAGATGATGATAAAGAAATTGCCGGTTTGATCTCCATCTATTTAGAGAATGAAGGATATCAAGTCATCAAGGCTCATGACGGGGAAGAGGCGATTTTACAGCTGGGGCAAAAGGAAGGTTCCATTGTTCTGATCATACTCGATGTCATGATGCCCAAGTTGAACGGGATGGACGCCTGCCGAAAGATTAGGGAAACATCGTCTATTCCCATATTGATGTTAAGCGCCAAGAGTGAGGATATGGATAAAATACTGGGGCTCATGACCGGAGCCGATGATTATATGATCAAGCCCTTCAATCCATTGGAGTTAACGACCCGCGTGAAATCGCTTCTAAGGCGTTCTCTACAGTATAACGCTGAGCATCAGGCTTCGGTTCCTGCAAGCCTGTACTTGGACGGACTCGAGATCAACCGCTCCACACATGAAGTAACAGCGAACGGTCGAGAAGTATCCCTCACAGCCAGGGAATTCGATATCCTTTATCTTCTTGCGCGCCAGCCGGGTAGAATATTCAGCGCGGAAGATATTTTTCAACAGGTGTGGAAAGAAAAATATTACGTTTCCAACAATACCGTAATGGTTCATATTAGTAATCTGCGGGACAAGCTTGAAAAGGAGCTAGGTTATAAGCTTATTCAGACCGTGTGGGGCGTCGGGTATAAGATCAATGCGTAA
- a CDS encoding winged helix-turn-helix domain-containing protein: MKGWQASNPYGRPVPEEPTGETCPVSLYRAAMISRSPGRVHELVRTLSENCFDVMVMRRWEPLLQSALNTGLIVVDMTACRDMAEFEGERNVLIPLADRLNVPVMYLVSEELMSWASGRLLQEELMVWPPRSKETLLYQVQRAIRVHSMSASPSGDLTDVSLNKYKDLWIDRDKMIVQRGQTPIHLTKTEYSLFILLMDSEGAVRTREELMSEIWDTDFLGGSNVVDVHIKSLRKKLNDNAGSPRYIATVRGVGYRLAD; this comes from the coding sequence ATGAAGGGATGGCAGGCAAGTAATCCATATGGTCGACCTGTTCCGGAGGAGCCGACAGGAGAAACATGTCCGGTGTCTTTATACCGGGCAGCCATGATCAGCCGTTCCCCCGGCCGTGTACATGAGCTGGTCCGTACCTTGTCGGAGAACTGCTTTGACGTCATGGTGATGCGGCGGTGGGAACCGCTACTGCAGTCCGCGCTCAATACGGGTTTAATTGTTGTGGATATGACAGCATGTAGAGATATGGCGGAATTTGAAGGTGAGCGGAATGTGCTGATTCCATTGGCAGACCGTCTGAATGTCCCGGTGATGTATCTCGTGAGCGAAGAGCTGATGAGCTGGGCAAGCGGAAGACTGCTACAGGAAGAGCTTATGGTGTGGCCTCCACGTTCCAAGGAAACGCTGCTGTATCAGGTTCAGCGAGCTATTCGGGTGCATTCCATGTCGGCATCTCCCTCTGGAGATCTTACGGATGTCAGCCTGAATAAGTATAAGGATTTATGGATCGACCGGGACAAAATGATCGTACAGAGAGGACAAACACCTATACATTTAACAAAGACAGAATATAGTCTGTTTATCCTTCTCATGGACAGTGAGGGCGCTGTCCGCACCCGTGAAGAGCTGATGAGTGAAATCTGGGATACCGATTTTCTTGGGGGCAGCAATGTGGTCGATGTTCATATTAAAAGTCTGCGTAAAAAGCTTAATGATAATGCGGGCTCACCGCGCTATATCGCAACAGTTAGAGGAGTCGGATACCGCTTGGCGGATTGA
- a CDS encoding Fur family transcriptional regulator, whose translation MKSLNLTTQRQAVYDVIKQSKDHPTAADIMNRLMEKGNNLAYGTVYNSLRYLTDKQLIRELKLGESASRYDARTDDHQHIMCEVCGKVDEVMTEVPKDWAETVSEETGYVVNHAHVVFGGVCPECQIKRNK comes from the coding sequence TTGAAATCATTAAATTTAACGACACAGCGTCAAGCAGTTTACGATGTGATTAAGCAGTCAAAGGATCATCCCACTGCTGCGGACATCATGAACCGGTTAATGGAGAAAGGTAATAATCTGGCATACGGTACGGTGTACAATTCACTTCGCTATTTGACAGATAAGCAGCTCATCCGGGAATTGAAGCTTGGTGAAAGTGCGAGCCGCTATGATGCCCGTACCGATGATCATCAGCATATTATGTGTGAGGTCTGCGGCAAGGTGGATGAGGTCATGACCGAAGTTCCCAAGGACTGGGCCGAAACCGTCTCGGAAGAAACGGGGTATGTTGTAAATCACGCTCACGTAGTGTTTGGAGGGGTGTGTCCGGAGTGTCAAATCAAGCGGAACAAATAA
- a CDS encoding DEAD/DEAH box helicase, with the protein MPNFQQLGIDEQMVRTLKEQGITVPTPVQLESIPLLLDGKDVIARARTGTGKTLAFMLPILQRIDPKRSYPQALIVAPTRELALQITEEARKLTSGVQDGVKILAVYGGQDVEKQLRKLEGGRHLIIGTPGRLLDHLRRGTLELGGVKQLVLDEADQMLHMGFLDEVEAVIAALPYRRQTMLFSATMPAGVKQLAGNYMNQPVDIVVKGASPIPLEQIKQVVVECSDRAKQDALRGMIEQYRPFLAIIFCRTKRRATTLNEALLAHGYESDELHGDLSQAKREAVMKRFREAKLQLLVATDVAARGLDVEGVTHVFNYDMPHDVESYIHRIGRTGRAGGSGVAVTFAAPKDRGDLERIEHGISMRLKRTRWDGQSGEMREASPKGSLDKDKPRRTGSGSSRDRDRSTSDRDGSGRKGRDISALRDYDRSEGRRRPDAGGRGGNASRAQEGRGGRNELSGGTGSARKNPGNRGQSSPDRGTSGGRGQYGMDRGTGGYRGQGQGGPDAGRGQGSRSQSGTGSARKSQDAGRGRASGGRSSTGPDRGSFNSRQGGRSQGGGRRGRNR; encoded by the coding sequence TTGCCGAACTTTCAACAACTGGGTATAGACGAACAAATGGTACGGACGTTAAAAGAACAAGGAATTACCGTGCCGACGCCGGTACAGCTGGAAAGCATTCCGCTGTTGCTGGATGGAAAGGATGTCATTGCCAGAGCACGTACCGGGACAGGCAAAACGCTGGCTTTTATGCTGCCAATTTTGCAACGTATCGATCCGAAGCGGTCGTATCCGCAGGCACTGATTGTGGCACCGACGCGTGAACTCGCATTGCAAATTACGGAGGAAGCGCGCAAGCTTACTTCAGGTGTGCAGGACGGAGTTAAGATATTAGCTGTATATGGCGGCCAGGATGTGGAGAAACAGTTGCGTAAACTGGAGGGCGGGCGCCATCTTATTATCGGCACGCCAGGAAGGCTGCTGGATCATTTGCGCCGCGGCACACTTGAGCTTGGCGGTGTCAAACAGCTCGTGTTGGATGAAGCTGACCAAATGCTGCATATGGGCTTTCTGGATGAAGTTGAGGCCGTTATTGCGGCTTTGCCGTATCGCCGTCAGACGATGCTCTTCTCGGCGACTATGCCGGCAGGTGTGAAGCAGCTGGCAGGGAATTATATGAATCAGCCGGTGGACATCGTTGTAAAAGGTGCTTCCCCGATCCCGCTGGAGCAGATCAAGCAGGTTGTCGTAGAGTGCAGCGATCGGGCGAAGCAGGATGCGCTCCGAGGCATGATTGAACAATACCGACCGTTTCTGGCGATTATTTTTTGCCGGACGAAGCGCCGGGCGACAACACTGAACGAAGCGCTTTTGGCTCATGGATATGAATCGGACGAGCTGCATGGTGATTTGTCACAGGCGAAGCGTGAAGCCGTCATGAAGCGGTTCCGTGAAGCGAAGCTTCAACTTCTGGTGGCAACCGATGTTGCGGCACGGGGATTGGATGTGGAAGGCGTCACCCATGTGTTTAACTATGATATGCCTCATGATGTTGAGAGTTACATCCACCGGATTGGCCGTACGGGGCGCGCGGGTGGCAGCGGTGTCGCCGTGACGTTTGCGGCTCCGAAGGACCGTGGTGATCTCGAGCGCATCGAGCATGGTATATCGATGCGGTTAAAACGTACACGATGGGATGGACAGAGCGGTGAAATGCGTGAAGCCTCTCCTAAGGGTAGTCTGGATAAAGATAAACCACGGAGAACGGGTAGCGGATCATCCCGTGATCGAGATCGTTCAACGTCTGACCGTGACGGCAGTGGTCGTAAGGGCCGGGATATATCGGCTCTACGAGATTATGATCGGAGTGAGGGACGCAGACGTCCGGATGCCGGAGGACGTGGCGGTAATGCCAGCCGTGCTCAAGAAGGGCGGGGCGGCCGGAATGAATTGTCGGGCGGTACCGGCAGCGCGCGGAAGAACCCGGGTAACCGAGGCCAAAGCAGCCCAGATCGCGGCACATCTGGGGGCCGCGGGCAGTATGGTATGGACCGGGGTACTGGTGGATACCGAGGTCAGGGTCAAGGCGGACCGGACGCTGGCAGAGGACAAGGCAGCCGGAGTCAGAGCGGAACTGGCTCTGCCCGAAAATCGCAAGACGCAGGCAGAGGCAGAGCTTCTGGCGGGCGCAGCTCGACCGGACCGGACCGTGGCAGCTTTAACAGCCGTCAAGGAGGAAGAAGTCAGGGCGGCGGACGGCGGGGCAGAAACCGTTAA
- a CDS encoding glutathione peroxidase has product MTLYELNASNSAGRDVSLEDYKGKVLLIANTASKCGLTPQYGELQKLYDQYRDQGLEILGFPCNQFGGQEPGTSEEAASFCQLNYGVTFPVFAKVDVNGEQAHPLFRHLKNEQPSDTPDGEIVWNFTKFLVDRNGKVVQRFEPKESPEVMKEAIETLLG; this is encoded by the coding sequence TTGACTCTTTACGAATTGAACGCATCAAATTCGGCAGGACGCGATGTATCTTTGGAGGATTACAAAGGTAAGGTTCTGCTTATTGCTAATACAGCCAGTAAATGCGGACTCACACCGCAATATGGAGAGCTTCAGAAATTGTACGATCAGTACCGCGATCAAGGCCTTGAGATTCTTGGGTTTCCGTGCAATCAGTTTGGTGGACAAGAGCCTGGTACGAGTGAAGAGGCAGCTTCGTTCTGCCAGCTGAATTATGGTGTAACATTCCCGGTATTCGCCAAAGTGGACGTGAATGGTGAACAAGCCCATCCGCTGTTCCGGCATTTGAAAAATGAGCAGCCGAGTGACACACCCGATGGTGAAATCGTATGGAATTTTACGAAATTTCTGGTGGACCGTAATGGGAAAGTAGTTCAGCGCTTTGAACCGAAAGAATCGCCTGAAGTGATGAAAGAAGCGATCGAGACACTGCTTGGGTAA